The sequence below is a genomic window from Amycolatopsis sulphurea.
CCTCCAGCGCGAGCAGCGCCCCGCCGCCCGCTATCGCGAGAGCGAGCACAGTGGACAACAGCCGGACGACAACCCGCATCACTGCACCCTCGGTGCGACGTCGGGCAGCAGCGCGGACACCGTGACCGCCAGCGAACGTACGTGGTACGAGGTGAGCCGCTCGACCTCTTCGACGACCTTCGCGCGTACGTCGCCCGTCACCGCCTGTACGGCCGCCGGGTACCGCAACGCGAGTTCCAGCGCGAGGTCGACGTCGTTGTCCGAGCCGGCCACCTTCGCGGTCGCGCCGGACTTGCGGGTGCTCACGCCGGCGATGCGGCGTTCGTTCGGCACGGTGCCCGGCACCAGGTCCGCGGCATGCTGGGCGACTTTGCGCACCACCGTGTGCGCGACGCTCAGCGCGCCGCGCTCCGCCGGCTCGGGCAGCGCGCTGCGAGGCAGGTCGACCTGCGCCACCGGGCTCACTTGTCGCGGCCCTTGCCGAACACGTCGCCGAGGTCCAGTTCGCCGTCGAGGACCCGGCCGACCACCAGTCCGATGACGCCGACGGCGAGCGTGACCAGGAACGCGGTGAATCCCTGGGTGGCGGCGAGGCCGAGAATCAGGCCGGCGAGGATCCCGGTCTGCGTTGCGTTCAACGTGTTTCCTTCCGTGTGCTTCCGCGCATGTCCTCGCGGGTCATTCCACCCGCGAGGAGTCCGCCTCGTCGTCCTCACCCGGCAGATGGACGTCGGTGATCGTGAGGTTGACCTCGATCACCTCGAGCGAGGTGATCTCCTCGACCGCCCTGATCACGTTGCGCCGCACCGACTGCGCGACGTCCGGGAGCCGCGCGCCGTAGTCGGCCACCAGGTCGAGATCGATCGCGGCCTGCTTCTCGCCGACCTCCACCGAGACGCCGGTGGTGGTGGCGGTGCCCGAGCCGGGGATCCGTTCCTTGATCGCGCCGAGCGTGCGGGACACCCCGCCGCCGCCGAGCGTGTACACCCCGGCTATCTCGCGCGCGGCCACCGAGGCCACCTTCTGCACGACCAGTGAGGCGATCGTCGTACGGCCCGGCGCGCCCACGTCTGCGGGCGGGTCCGAGTTCTGCTGCGCCATGCTCTTCGCTCCCTCGTCTGCCGATGTGCGCCTCCAGTGTCGCCGGGCGGCGCCCTGCCTGCTCCTACGATGTGCCGACCGGGCGAAAGCTCACGCGGGCTCACCCGGACGGGCTAATTCGGCGGCTCAGTCCGGACGGACGTCGACCACGTGCACGTCGACCACCGGCGGCCGGGCGCCCAGCTGCCGGTCCAGTTCCGCGGTGATCCGGGCGCGCAGCGTGTCGGCCGCCTCCTCGGCGATCACGCCGTAGCGGACCGCGGCGAGCACCTGCAGCCGCCC
It includes:
- a CDS encoding Asp23/Gls24 family envelope stress response protein, which codes for MAQQNSDPPADVGAPGRTTIASLVVQKVASVAAREIAGVYTLGGGGVSRTLGAIKERIPGSGTATTTGVSVEVGEKQAAIDLDLVADYGARLPDVAQSVRRNVIRAVEEITSLEVIEVNLTITDVHLPGEDDEADSSRVE
- a CDS encoding Asp23/Gls24 family envelope stress response protein, with amino-acid sequence MSPVAQVDLPRSALPEPAERGALSVAHTVVRKVAQHAADLVPGTVPNERRIAGVSTRKSGATAKVAGSDNDVDLALELALRYPAAVQAVTGDVRAKVVEEVERLTSYHVRSLAVTVSALLPDVAPRVQ